In Neorhizobium galegae, the following proteins share a genomic window:
- a CDS encoding 6-phosphogluconolactonase, producing MNLATAHRPSPETRRTFDRLSVESFATRAEMGAAAAADIAAALTERLANQTEVRMVFAAAPSQADMLKALCAVPGIDWGRVTAFHMDEYIGLSPSSPARFANWLDEHVFAKLPFAAVHRITPEPDAGAEIRRYSDLLNEAPVDFVCLGIGVNGHIAFNDPPVADFKDPLDVKIVELDDICRQQQVDDDCFPDLASVPHEAITLTVPRLLRADRMFCVVPGAVKRDAVSKTLYGPLTTECPASVLRFHAACTLYIDKDSDPDA from the coding sequence TTGAACCTCGCCACCGCCCATCGTCCTTCGCCGGAAACGCGGCGGACCTTCGACCGCCTCTCGGTCGAAAGCTTTGCAACACGGGCCGAGATGGGCGCCGCGGCGGCGGCCGACATTGCCGCCGCCTTGACCGAGCGCCTCGCCAACCAGACGGAAGTCCGCATGGTCTTTGCCGCCGCCCCCAGCCAGGCCGACATGCTGAAGGCGCTCTGCGCCGTGCCGGGCATCGACTGGGGCCGCGTCACCGCCTTCCACATGGACGAATATATCGGCCTTTCGCCCTCCTCGCCGGCGCGTTTCGCCAACTGGCTGGACGAACATGTGTTCGCCAAGTTGCCGTTCGCCGCCGTGCACCGCATCACTCCCGAGCCGGATGCGGGCGCCGAGATACGCCGTTATTCCGACCTGCTGAACGAGGCGCCGGTCGATTTCGTCTGCCTCGGCATCGGCGTCAACGGCCATATCGCCTTCAACGACCCGCCGGTCGCCGATTTCAAGGATCCGCTGGACGTCAAGATCGTCGAACTGGACGACATCTGCCGCCAGCAGCAGGTCGACGACGATTGTTTCCCCGACCTCGCGTCCGTGCCCCACGAGGCAATCACGCTCACGGTGCCGCGCCTGCTCAGAGCCGACCGGATGTTCTGCGTCGTGCCGGGCGCCGTCAAGCGCGATGCCGTTTCGAAAACGCTCTACGGCCCGCTGACCACGGAATGCCCGGCCAGCGTCCTGCGCTTCCACGCCGCCTGCACCCTCTATATCGACAAGGATTCAGACCCCGATGCCTGA
- a CDS encoding Bug family tripartite tricarboxylate transporter substrate binding protein, giving the protein MKKLLAGALALVFSAYIPGGTATAADEYPTRQITLIAGFPAGSGADVYARFFAKKLEEQLKQTVIVDNKPGGLGSLSVVALKNAKPDGYTMLIGSADQFTAAPYVFNAPPYDPLKDFDYVAPVFSQAFMMLVNAKSPYQKISDLTKAMKEKGAKGSYATSNFPSVILAEMYKANTGVPDTLQVRYKTSADSLNDFASGAIDYMVGDPVFGLARSRDGTLRVLAVSTAKRISSVPDIPTFAEEGVPNVDVRIWWVLAAPKGTPKDIVDKMHKVMTQVTTSEEARKFVGTNGGEPMTLDSPKATLDYATMDTKRWEEWAKIGKIEKQ; this is encoded by the coding sequence GTGAAGAAACTTCTAGCAGGCGCCCTGGCGCTGGTGTTTTCCGCATACATTCCGGGCGGCACTGCCACCGCCGCCGACGAATACCCGACCCGGCAGATCACTCTGATCGCCGGTTTCCCGGCCGGCAGCGGCGCGGACGTCTATGCCCGCTTCTTCGCCAAGAAGCTCGAAGAGCAGCTCAAGCAGACCGTCATCGTCGACAACAAGCCGGGCGGCCTCGGAAGCCTTTCGGTCGTCGCGCTCAAGAACGCCAAGCCGGACGGCTATACGATGCTGATCGGTTCGGCCGACCAGTTCACCGCGGCGCCCTACGTCTTCAACGCCCCGCCCTATGATCCGCTCAAGGACTTCGACTATGTCGCGCCGGTGTTCAGCCAGGCATTCATGATGCTGGTCAACGCGAAATCGCCCTACCAGAAGATTTCCGACCTGACCAAGGCGATGAAGGAAAAGGGCGCCAAGGGCTCCTACGCCACGTCGAACTTCCCGTCTGTCATCCTTGCCGAAATGTACAAGGCCAATACCGGCGTGCCGGACACACTTCAGGTGCGTTACAAGACGAGCGCCGACTCGCTCAACGACTTTGCGAGCGGAGCGATCGATTACATGGTCGGCGATCCGGTCTTCGGCCTTGCCCGCTCGCGTGACGGAACGCTGCGCGTGCTGGCCGTCAGCACGGCGAAGCGCATTTCCTCTGTCCCGGATATTCCGACCTTCGCGGAAGAAGGCGTGCCGAATGTCGACGTGCGCATCTGGTGGGTTCTCGCTGCGCCCAAGGGCACGCCGAAGGATATTGTCGACAAGATGCACAAGGTGATGACGCAGGTCACCACCAGCGAAGAAGCCCGCAAGTTCGTCGGCACCAATGGCGGCGAGCCGATGACGCTCGATAGCCCGAAGGCGACCCTCGACTACGCGACGATGGACACCAAGCGCTGGGAAGAGTGGGCCAAGATCGGCAAGATCGAAAAGCAGTAG
- a CDS encoding cupin, producing MTVETILFEFSDWVPNNPDLPVLVYRQAIPAEGEMAPKFEDRFQANGWQGIWRDGVFDYQHYHTGAHEVLGIAGGRARLLIGGPAGAELSVHAGDCLILPAGTGHRRIDASRDFMVVGAYPPGQDADIQTRPANRAQLDTIANLPLPKTDPVEGADGTLLRAWSRHRS from the coding sequence ATGACAGTCGAAACAATCCTGTTCGAATTCAGCGACTGGGTGCCGAACAACCCCGATCTGCCGGTGCTCGTCTATCGGCAGGCCATTCCGGCGGAGGGCGAGATGGCACCGAAGTTCGAAGACCGGTTCCAAGCCAATGGCTGGCAGGGCATCTGGCGCGACGGCGTCTTCGACTACCAGCACTATCACACCGGCGCCCACGAGGTTCTGGGGATCGCCGGCGGCCGGGCACGGTTGCTGATCGGCGGACCGGCTGGAGCCGAGCTCAGCGTCCATGCCGGAGACTGCCTGATTCTGCCGGCCGGCACCGGCCACAGGCGGATTGATGCGAGCCGAGATTTCATGGTGGTCGGCGCCTACCCGCCCGGACAGGACGCGGATATCCAGACCCGGCCGGCGAACCGGGCGCAGCTCGACACCATCGCGAACCTGCCGCTTCCAAAGACCGACCCCGTGGAAGGGGCCGACGGCACTCTTCTGCGGGCATGGTCGCGACACCGTTCCTAG
- a CDS encoding LacI family DNA-binding transcriptional regulator, with protein sequence MIKRTKGVTISQVADAAGVARSSVSRAFTRPDMLSPETVTRIMKAAEALGYVPNHTARALSTGRHGNVGLIVPDIANPFFPPLIQAAQLEADRSDFCIFLGNTEENPKQEDKLVGRFAGQVEGLVLASSRLSDERIRAHAGLLPLVLINRDIDGIPRVLIDSGSGVREAVEHLAKLGHRRIVYVSGPSNSWSNKQRRTAIKAAASRLDIVVETVPAVLASYNSGRNAVSAILATGATAAVAFDDLTAQGVLAGLSEKRVSVPGDFSLIGCDDVLGAVTYPALTSVSNRSTEAGRVAVSLLLDMLQSRAIRDVRYVLETHLVVRNSTTAAR encoded by the coding sequence ATGATCAAGCGGACCAAGGGCGTCACCATCAGCCAGGTCGCCGATGCGGCAGGCGTTGCGCGTTCCAGCGTGTCGCGCGCCTTCACGCGGCCGGACATGCTCTCCCCGGAAACCGTGACGCGGATCATGAAGGCGGCGGAAGCGCTGGGCTACGTGCCGAACCACACAGCGCGGGCGCTCAGCACCGGGCGGCACGGCAATGTCGGCCTGATCGTGCCCGATATCGCCAACCCGTTCTTTCCGCCGCTGATCCAGGCGGCCCAGCTCGAAGCGGACAGATCCGATTTCTGCATCTTCCTCGGCAATACAGAAGAAAACCCGAAGCAGGAGGACAAACTGGTCGGCCGGTTCGCGGGCCAGGTGGAAGGCCTGGTGCTCGCTTCCTCGCGCCTCTCGGACGAACGCATCCGCGCCCATGCGGGCCTCTTACCGCTGGTCTTGATCAACCGCGATATCGACGGCATCCCGCGGGTGCTGATCGACAGCGGCTCGGGCGTCCGGGAAGCCGTCGAACATCTCGCCAAGCTCGGACATCGCCGGATCGTCTATGTCAGCGGCCCTTCGAATTCCTGGTCGAACAAGCAGCGCCGTACCGCCATCAAGGCCGCAGCATCAAGGCTCGATATCGTCGTCGAAACGGTGCCGGCGGTGCTGGCGAGCTACAATTCCGGCCGCAACGCAGTGAGCGCGATCCTCGCCACCGGCGCCACGGCTGCCGTCGCGTTCGATGACCTGACAGCGCAAGGCGTGCTGGCAGGCCTTTCCGAAAAACGTGTCTCGGTGCCCGGCGATTTCAGCCTGATCGGCTGCGACGACGTGCTCGGCGCCGTCACCTATCCGGCCCTCACGTCGGTCTCCAACCGCTCGACCGAGGCCGGCCGGGTGGCCGTCTCGCTGCTCCTCGACATGCTGCAGTCGCGCGCCATCCGCGACGTGCGCTACGTGCTGGAAACGCATCTCGTGGTGCGCAATTCGACGACCGCGGCGCGATAG
- a CDS encoding alpha-1,4-glucan--maltose-1-phosphate maltosyltransferase: protein MNTRPQFIAGTSLAQLPPQIYYVHPLMLRGLDAWREVFAHARDLGFDTVLTAPLFERGHNASVFVTKDFDRLDPELQIGASVQDGIKALIRAARESKIKLMLDLVVDRVAVDAEHAGPIPADPRIAPRDSCSRGIDFMSEARHIEDWRNRMAQLAGLGIAGFRCLGIGRLAPEAWYDLIVSTRKTVPETTFLAWTPGTSFEDRRALEGAGFDGSFSSLAWWNLEERWILDEYQIQRQLGYQVTFPEAPFGKRIAHGTDSCEVLQRKAIRSLKLASTFASGLMIPMGFEFGAATPLDPLFGDGMGLRGLREQGSFDLSADIRSVNAGTNKTAAGFARQPLRLISTSQTPAVALMQTDREDLRTAQKVRVVVLNRDLRRSVAAPFNALREAAAPFLPLEAPEADGEAFAAQLKLKPGEIRIFEGRSSVPIVDAVPVPAVDKATASPRLAIEKITPSVDDGRFVVKRVVGETVTVEADIFGDGHDPLAAALLWRAADETEWTEERMQLVLNDRWNAEFTLKRMGRHEFLIEAWRNPFAIFRYEFVKKHEARLDLRLEIQEGINLVLDALDNSSGRIKTRLKALFDKLTEVQDPQRTEILLAPETADLMAEADRRPFKVRSQAIQVDAERIAAGFASWYQIFPRSQSGDPSRHGTFDDVIKRLPDIRDMGFDVLYFPPVHPIGKTNRKGKNNSLNPAPDDPGSPYAIGSEEGGHDAIHPELGTFEDFRRLVDAAQEEGLEIALDLAIQASPDHPWLKSHPGWFDWRPDGTIRYAENPPKKYEDIVNVDFYAHDAIPSLWVELRDVVQKWVDNGVKLFRVDNPHTKPFPFWEWLIADIRARHPDVVFLSEAFTKPKVMYRLAKVGFSQSYTYFTWRNAKWELEQYMREITTEEPKEFFRPHFFVNTHDINPDFLQNAPRPAYLIRAALAATLSGLWGVYNGFELCEGRPDAKRKEYADSEKYEIRAWDYDRPGNIKGEITLLNRLRRENPALHSHLGLQLLTAWNDNIMFFEKASAGRENVLLIAINLDPHNAQEADVEIPLWSWNLPDHGALDVEDLITGQKFTWTGKMQRLRLDPHWGLPFAIWRVR, encoded by the coding sequence ATGAACACGCGCCCCCAATTCATCGCGGGGACATCCCTCGCGCAACTCCCACCTCAGATTTACTACGTTCATCCCCTGATGCTGAGGGGGCTCGACGCGTGGCGAGAGGTTTTTGCGCATGCGAGGGATCTCGGTTTCGACACGGTGCTGACGGCGCCGCTTTTTGAGCGGGGCCACAATGCGAGCGTCTTCGTGACGAAGGACTTCGACCGGCTCGACCCTGAGCTTCAGATCGGCGCCTCCGTCCAGGACGGGATCAAGGCCCTGATCCGGGCGGCGCGCGAAAGCAAGATCAAGCTGATGCTCGACCTCGTGGTCGATCGGGTCGCCGTGGATGCGGAACATGCCGGACCGATCCCCGCCGATCCGCGTATCGCGCCGCGGGACAGCTGCAGCCGTGGCATCGACTTCATGAGCGAAGCCCGCCATATCGAGGATTGGCGCAATCGGATGGCACAGCTTGCCGGCCTCGGGATTGCCGGTTTCCGCTGCCTCGGCATCGGCCGCCTGGCGCCGGAAGCCTGGTATGACCTTATCGTGTCGACACGCAAGACCGTGCCGGAAACCACCTTTCTGGCTTGGACGCCGGGCACCTCCTTCGAGGATCGCCGGGCGCTGGAGGGTGCCGGTTTCGACGGCAGCTTCTCGTCGCTCGCCTGGTGGAACCTGGAGGAACGCTGGATCCTCGACGAATACCAGATCCAGCGGCAGCTCGGTTATCAGGTCACGTTTCCGGAAGCACCTTTTGGCAAACGCATCGCCCATGGCACCGACAGTTGCGAAGTGCTGCAGAGGAAGGCAATTCGGTCGCTGAAGCTCGCATCCACCTTCGCCAGCGGGCTGATGATCCCGATGGGCTTCGAATTCGGCGCTGCGACGCCGCTCGACCCGCTGTTTGGCGACGGAATGGGCCTCAGGGGCCTGCGCGAGCAGGGATCGTTCGATCTCTCGGCCGATATCCGGAGCGTGAACGCCGGCACCAACAAGACGGCGGCCGGCTTTGCCCGCCAGCCGCTCCGTCTCATCTCCACCAGCCAGACGCCGGCCGTGGCGCTGATGCAGACCGACCGGGAAGACCTTCGTACCGCCCAGAAGGTGCGTGTCGTGGTTCTGAACCGGGATCTGCGCCGCTCCGTGGCCGCTCCCTTCAACGCGCTTCGTGAGGCCGCCGCGCCCTTTCTGCCGCTCGAAGCGCCGGAGGCGGATGGCGAAGCCTTTGCCGCACAGCTCAAGCTGAAACCCGGCGAGATCAGGATATTCGAGGGCCGGTCGTCGGTGCCCATCGTCGATGCCGTGCCTGTGCCGGCCGTGGACAAGGCGACCGCTTCGCCACGCCTCGCGATCGAGAAGATCACGCCTTCCGTCGATGACGGCCGTTTCGTGGTCAAACGGGTCGTCGGCGAGACGGTGACGGTCGAGGCTGATATCTTTGGCGACGGCCACGATCCGCTGGCGGCAGCGCTGCTTTGGCGCGCAGCCGACGAGACCGAATGGACCGAGGAACGCATGCAGCTCGTCCTCAACGATCGCTGGAATGCGGAATTCACTCTGAAGCGCATGGGCCGCCACGAGTTCCTGATCGAAGCCTGGCGCAATCCCTTCGCGATCTTCCGCTATGAATTCGTGAAGAAACACGAAGCGCGGCTCGATCTGAGGCTGGAAATCCAGGAGGGCATCAACCTCGTTCTCGATGCGCTGGACAATTCCTCCGGCAGGATCAAGACACGGCTGAAAGCCCTGTTCGACAAGCTGACCGAGGTGCAAGACCCGCAGCGCACGGAAATCCTGCTGGCGCCCGAGACCGCCGATCTGATGGCGGAAGCCGACCGCCGGCCGTTCAAGGTCCGCTCGCAGGCGATCCAGGTCGATGCGGAGCGTATCGCTGCCGGTTTTGCCAGCTGGTACCAGATCTTTCCCCGCTCGCAGAGCGGCGATCCCAGCCGGCACGGCACGTTCGACGACGTCATCAAGCGGCTGCCCGATATCCGCGACATGGGCTTCGACGTCCTTTATTTTCCGCCCGTCCACCCGATCGGCAAGACCAACCGCAAGGGCAAGAACAACTCGCTGAACCCCGCGCCGGACGATCCGGGCAGCCCCTATGCGATCGGCTCGGAAGAAGGCGGTCATGACGCGATCCATCCGGAGCTCGGCACGTTCGAGGACTTCCGCCGGCTGGTGGATGCCGCCCAGGAAGAAGGCCTTGAAATCGCGCTCGACCTCGCGATCCAGGCTTCGCCCGATCATCCGTGGCTGAAATCACATCCCGGCTGGTTCGACTGGCGGCCGGACGGGACGATCCGTTATGCGGAAAACCCGCCGAAGAAATACGAGGACATCGTCAACGTCGATTTCTACGCCCATGACGCGATCCCCTCGCTCTGGGTCGAGTTGCGCGACGTCGTGCAGAAATGGGTCGACAATGGCGTCAAGCTGTTTCGCGTCGACAATCCGCACACAAAACCTTTCCCGTTCTGGGAGTGGCTGATCGCCGACATCCGCGCGCGGCACCCGGATGTGGTCTTCCTGTCGGAGGCCTTCACCAAGCCGAAAGTCATGTACCGGCTCGCCAAGGTCGGCTTCTCGCAGTCCTATACCTATTTCACCTGGCGCAATGCCAAGTGGGAGCTCGAGCAATATATGCGCGAGATCACCACCGAAGAGCCGAAGGAATTCTTCCGGCCACATTTCTTCGTCAACACCCATGACATCAATCCGGACTTCCTGCAGAACGCGCCGCGGCCGGCCTATCTGATCCGCGCCGCGCTCGCCGCGACGCTGTCCGGTCTCTGGGGCGTCTATAACGGCTTCGAGCTTTGCGAGGGCCGGCCGGATGCCAAGCGCAAGGAATATGCGGATTCGGAAAAATACGAGATCCGCGCCTGGGACTACGACCGCCCCGGCAACATCAAGGGCGAGATCACCCTGCTCAACCGGCTCCGCCGCGAGAACCCGGCGCTGCATTCGCATCTCGGCCTGCAGCTTCTCACCGCCTGGAATGACAACATCATGTTCTTCGAGAAGGCGAGTGCCGGTCGCGAGAACGTCCTGCTGATCGCAATCAACCTCGATCCGCACAATGCGCAGGAGGCGGATGTCGAAATACCGCTCTGGTCGTGGAACCTCCCGGACCATGGCGCACTTGACGTCGAAGACCTGATCACCGGCCAAAAGTTCACCTGGACCGGCAAGATGCAGAGGCTGCGGCTCGATCCCCATTGGGGCCTGCCCTTTGCGATCTGGCGTGTGAGATAG
- a CDS encoding sugar isomerase domain-containing protein, whose protein sequence is MPENPVIDADALCEGYLASTQALMRRVLEEEKAALDQAAVKLADQIAADRLVHIYGPGGHSNLASQEVFFRAGGLMHISAILDEGTLLSNGALRSMAIERTPGYGKVVIANQRLGDTDLLILVNAYGINAALIDAALEAKRRGTFLIGVSSREHASKTSPDHPARHPTRQNLHDIVDIAIDCKVPIGDAVVTVPGMGENIAAISTFANAFTLNCLVIRTVAKLVERGIEPPVWRSGNAPGGDEANGRFIANFQGRVRAL, encoded by the coding sequence ATGCCTGAGAACCCCGTCATCGATGCGGATGCGCTCTGCGAAGGTTATCTTGCTTCGACCCAAGCTCTGATGCGGCGGGTCCTGGAGGAGGAGAAAGCCGCGCTCGACCAGGCTGCGGTAAAACTCGCCGACCAGATCGCCGCCGACCGGCTGGTGCATATCTATGGTCCCGGCGGCCATTCCAATCTCGCCTCGCAGGAAGTCTTTTTTCGCGCTGGCGGCCTGATGCATATCAGCGCCATTCTCGACGAGGGCACGCTTCTGTCGAACGGCGCGCTCCGTTCCATGGCGATCGAACGCACGCCGGGTTACGGCAAGGTGGTCATCGCCAATCAGCGGCTCGGCGACACCGACCTGCTGATCCTCGTCAATGCCTACGGCATCAATGCCGCGCTGATCGATGCGGCGTTGGAAGCCAAACGCCGCGGCACCTTCCTGATCGGCGTCAGTTCCCGCGAACACGCCTCGAAAACCTCGCCGGACCATCCGGCCCGCCATCCGACCAGGCAGAACCTGCATGACATCGTCGACATCGCCATCGACTGCAAGGTGCCGATCGGCGATGCGGTCGTGACCGTGCCGGGCATGGGCGAGAACATCGCGGCGATCTCCACTTTCGCCAATGCGTTCACGCTGAATTGCCTGGTCATCCGCACGGTCGCCAAACTTGTCGAACGCGGCATCGAGCCGCCGGTGTGGCGCAGCGGCAATGCGCCGGGCGGCGATGAGGCAAACGGCCGTTTCATCGCCAATTTTCAAGGCCGGGTGAGGGCGCTCTGA
- the treS gene encoding maltose alpha-D-glucosyltransferase yields the protein MTSANRGQGQNQAQMNDGDPLWYKDAVIYQLHIKSFFDANGDGIGDFQGLHEKLDHIASLGANAIWLLPFFPSPRRDDGYDIADYGNVSSDYGTIEEFQAFVEAAHQRGIRVIIELVINHTSDQHPWFQRARHAPAGSPERDFYVWSDTDQKFPETRIIFLDTEKSNWTWDPVAGAYYWHRFYSHQPDLNFDNPQVLEELLGVMRFWADTGIDGFRLDAIPYLVEREGTNNENLPETHEILKKIRASLDSTHPGKMLLAEANQWPEDTNEYFGNGDECNMAFHFPLMPRMYMAIAKEDRFPITDIMRQTPEIPENCQWAIFLRNHDELTLEMVTDEERDYLWNIYAADRRARINLGIRRRLAPLMERDRRRIELMNALLLSMPGTPVLYYGDEIGMGDNIYLGDRDGVRTPMQWSPDRNGGFSKADPARLVLPPVMDPLYGYEAVNVEAQGSDAHSLLNWTRRMLALRNKHSAFGRGSLKFLTPGNRKILAYLREYNGETILCVANLSRLPQAVELDLAHFAGRVPIELSGMSPFPPIGQLTYLLTLQPFGFFWFQLVAEADGPVWRKEPPEQLQDMVTMVTRRDLQELVDEPRLAATLSNEVLPAYLGKRRWFGSKGEVLTGATLVAATPIAFANNILLGELEAEVDGHKDTYLLPLAVSWDDAQPTALAQQLALARIRQGRRVGFLTDGFAMEGLARGVMRGLGERSVISGRAGTLEFIGTESLDSLTVHDDMAVRWLSAEQSNSSLILGDLAMVKLIRHVFPGVHPEVEMTRYLTNVGYQNTAQLLGEVARTAPDGNRYTLIIVQSAIRNQGDAWNWMLSNLRRAIDEIVVTGLEGEVVDEHFKPLVNLVATIGKRLGELHVALAQATDDPDFQPVRATAADAKKWREAVTGQISHSLAILEKTVQGLDSDIAIEAKALLDRRDDLLGLATHLASAVKGTLMTRNHGDFHLGQILVAEGDAYIIDFEGEPTRDLTERRAKTNPLRDVAGLLRSLSYLAASADLDREIVSEVDDARHRELVARFIEMAEPAFLDAYFEATENSEALRIPQEARTRILDLFLLEKAAYEIAYEVRSRPHWLPLPLAGFSAIASRLLENVS from the coding sequence ATGACGAGTGCAAACCGGGGCCAGGGGCAGAACCAGGCACAGATGAATGACGGCGATCCGTTGTGGTACAAGGACGCCGTCATCTACCAGCTCCACATCAAATCGTTCTTCGATGCGAATGGTGACGGGATCGGCGATTTTCAGGGCCTGCACGAGAAGCTCGACCATATAGCATCGCTCGGGGCGAACGCGATCTGGCTGCTGCCCTTCTTCCCGTCGCCGCGCCGCGACGATGGATACGACATCGCCGACTACGGCAATGTCAGCTCCGACTACGGCACGATCGAGGAGTTCCAGGCCTTCGTCGAGGCAGCGCACCAGCGCGGCATCCGGGTCATCATCGAGCTCGTCATCAACCATACCTCCGACCAGCATCCGTGGTTCCAGCGGGCGCGGCATGCGCCGGCCGGCTCTCCGGAGCGGGATTTCTACGTCTGGTCGGATACGGACCAGAAGTTCCCCGAAACCCGGATCATCTTCCTCGACACGGAAAAATCGAACTGGACCTGGGACCCGGTCGCCGGCGCCTATTACTGGCACCGCTTCTATTCCCACCAGCCGGACCTCAACTTCGACAATCCGCAGGTGCTGGAGGAGCTGCTCGGTGTCATGCGCTTCTGGGCGGATACTGGCATCGACGGGTTCCGGCTGGACGCTATCCCCTATCTCGTCGAGCGCGAGGGCACGAACAACGAGAACCTGCCCGAGACGCACGAAATCCTGAAGAAGATCCGCGCCTCGCTCGATTCCACCCATCCCGGCAAGATGCTGCTCGCCGAAGCCAATCAATGGCCGGAGGACACGAACGAGTATTTCGGCAATGGCGACGAATGCAACATGGCGTTCCACTTCCCGCTGATGCCGCGCATGTACATGGCGATCGCCAAGGAAGACCGTTTCCCGATCACCGACATCATGCGCCAGACGCCGGAAATCCCGGAAAACTGCCAGTGGGCGATCTTCCTGCGAAACCACGACGAGCTGACGCTCGAAATGGTGACCGACGAGGAGCGCGACTACCTCTGGAACATCTATGCCGCCGACCGCCGCGCCCGCATCAATCTCGGCATCCGCCGCCGTCTTGCGCCGCTGATGGAGCGAGATCGGCGCCGCATCGAGCTGATGAACGCGCTGCTTCTGTCCATGCCCGGAACGCCGGTTCTCTATTACGGCGACGAGATCGGCATGGGCGACAACATCTATCTTGGCGACCGCGACGGGGTGCGCACCCCGATGCAATGGTCGCCGGACCGCAATGGCGGTTTCTCCAAGGCCGATCCGGCCCGGCTCGTCCTGCCGCCGGTGATGGACCCGCTCTATGGATACGAGGCGGTAAATGTCGAGGCGCAAGGCTCTGACGCCCATTCGCTGCTGAACTGGACCCGGCGCATGCTTGCGCTGCGCAACAAGCACTCCGCCTTCGGTCGCGGATCGCTGAAATTCCTGACGCCGGGCAATCGCAAGATCCTCGCCTATCTGCGGGAATACAATGGCGAGACGATCCTCTGTGTTGCCAATCTCTCGCGCCTGCCGCAGGCAGTGGAACTCGACCTGGCGCATTTCGCCGGCCGCGTGCCGATCGAGCTTTCGGGCATGTCGCCCTTCCCGCCGATCGGCCAGCTGACCTATCTCCTGACCCTGCAGCCGTTCGGCTTTTTCTGGTTCCAACTCGTGGCCGAAGCCGACGGCCCGGTCTGGCGCAAGGAGCCGCCGGAGCAGTTGCAGGACATGGTGACCATGGTGACCCGCCGCGACCTGCAGGAACTGGTCGACGAGCCCCGGCTTGCCGCAACGCTGTCCAACGAGGTTCTTCCCGCCTATCTCGGCAAGCGCCGCTGGTTCGGCTCCAAGGGCGAAGTCCTGACAGGCGCCACGCTGGTCGCGGCAACGCCGATCGCCTTTGCCAACAACATCCTGCTCGGTGAACTCGAGGCGGAGGTGGATGGCCACAAGGACACCTATCTTTTGCCGCTTGCGGTGTCCTGGGATGATGCACAGCCCACCGCGCTCGCCCAGCAGCTCGCGCTTGCCCGTATCCGCCAGGGCCGCCGTGTCGGCTTCCTGACCGACGGGTTCGCCATGGAGGGCCTGGCGCGCGGCGTGATGCGTGGCCTCGGCGAGCGTTCGGTGATTTCCGGTCGCGCCGGCACATTGGAATTCATCGGTACAGAGAGTCTCGACAGCCTGACGGTCCACGACGACATGGCCGTCCGTTGGCTCTCGGCCGAGCAATCCAACAGTTCGCTTATTTTGGGCGACCTGGCGATGGTGAAGCTCATCCGCCATGTCTTTCCCGGCGTGCATCCGGAAGTCGAAATGACCCGATATCTGACCAATGTCGGTTATCAGAACACCGCGCAACTGCTTGGCGAGGTCGCCCGCACGGCCCCGGACGGCAACAGATACACGCTGATTATCGTGCAGAGTGCGATCCGCAATCAGGGCGACGCCTGGAACTGGATGCTCAGCAACCTGCGCCGCGCCATCGACGAAATCGTCGTGACCGGCCTTGAGGGCGAGGTGGTGGACGAGCATTTCAAGCCGTTGGTAAACTTGGTCGCGACCATCGGCAAACGGCTGGGCGAGTTGCATGTGGCACTCGCTCAGGCGACCGACGACCCGGACTTCCAGCCGGTCCGGGCGACGGCGGCGGATGCCAAAAAATGGCGCGAGGCCGTCACGGGCCAGATTTCCCACAGCCTGGCGATCCTCGAAAAGACGGTCCAAGGTCTGGATTCGGATATCGCCATCGAGGCAAAAGCGCTCCTCGACCGCCGCGACGACCTTCTCGGCCTCGCGACGCACCTCGCGAGCGCGGTGAAAGGCACGCTGATGACCCGCAACCATGGCGACTTCCATCTCGGCCAGATCCTGGTCGCGGAGGGCGACGCCTATATCATCGACTTCGAAGGCGAACCGACCCGCGACCTTACCGAGCGTCGTGCCAAGACCAATCCGCTGCGCGACGTCGCGGGGCTTTTGCGGTCGCTGAGCTACCTCGCAGCCTCGGCCGACCTCGACCGGGAAATCGTCAGCGAGGTGGACGACGCGCGCCATCGGGAGCTCGTCGCCCGTTTCATCGAGATGGCGGAACCGGCCTTCCTCGATGCCTATTTCGAGGCGACCGAGAATTCCGAGGCGCTGCGCATCCCGCAGGAGGCTCGCACGCGCATCCTCGATCTCTTCCTGCTTGAAAAGGCCGCCTACGAGATCGCCTACGAAGTGCGCAGCCGTCCGCACTGGCTTCCCCTCCCGCTTGCCGGCTTCTCGGCGATCGCATCCCGACTTCTGGAGAACGTCTCATGA